A genomic region of Oncorhynchus mykiss isolate Arlee chromosome 4, USDA_OmykA_1.1, whole genome shotgun sequence contains the following coding sequences:
- the snx14 gene encoding sorting nexin-14 isoform X2, translating to MERIRVYLENLKQGLQIDVLREVGRQYPVFCFLLVFMLSSTILLNRYLHILMVFWSFLAGVITFYCSLGTESLLPNILFTMKPKNKQQEQQELFPLGHSCAVCGKVKCKRHRPTLLLENYQPWLDLKVYSKVDASMSELLELVLENFVYPWYRDITDDEACVDELRMTFRFFASVLVRRAQKVDVPSLISGKMMKAAMKHVEIIAKAKQKVKNTEGLQQAALDEYGPDLHVALRSRREELLYLRKVTEMLFSYLMPPKATDCRSLALLMREVMVGSVFLPTLDFMADPDTVNHMVLIFVDDSPPELAMDPPSALVPFLQKYADPRTKKTSVLKLELKEIREQQDLLFRFMNFLKQEGAVQVLQFCLTVEEFNDKILCPELSDSELQRLHGEVQHLYETYCLEESIDKISFDPFIIEEIRNIAQGPYEGVVKLQTMHCLFEAYEHVLSLLESVFTPMFCHSDEYFRHLLRGVESPKMDSRMNRNSLSLDDMRNISKRGESFGISRIGSKIKGVFKSTTMEGTMLPYAMVNAEDEAIEEATVVVEDNTPVEACSTPGVLRNLSAWSITIPYVDEVNRERVPVFCIQVERNDRKEVGQETENWSIFRRYMEFYVLENKLTEFHGSFADAQLPSKRIIGPKNYEFLSSKREEFEEYLQRLMQHPELSNSQLLADFLSPHSMESQFMDKMLPDVNLGKIFRSVPGKIIKEKGQNLEPFIQSFFNSCESPKAKPSRPEMTMLSPTAEKNKKLFTDLYKNNANLPEGLEKKHNRNCFMEVISVEGMYDYMMFMGRVVFHMPDWLHHILSGGRILFKNTLEAYMDNYIQHKLDVILQEHHVVSLVTMLRDAVFCETSEELTTGDKQRRAKKAFEEMMNYLPDFVEKCIGQEAKYEGIRLLFDGFQQPLLNKQMTYVLMDIAVEELFPELGKVNS from the exons ATGGAACGTATTCGAGTTTATTTGGAGAATCTGAAGCAAGGACTGCAAATTGATGTCCTGAGGGAAGTTGGACGTCAATACCCTGTCTTTTGCTTTCTTCTGGTTTTCATGCTTTCATCAACTATACTTCTTAATAG GTATCTCCACATTCTGATGGTGTTTTGGTCCTTCCTGGCTGGAGTGATTACATTCTATTGCTCCCTCGGCACAGAATCCCTCCTGCCCAACATCCTCTTCACCATGAAGCCCAAGAACAAA cagcaggagcaacaggaGCTGTTTCCATTGGGACACAGCTGTGCAGTGTGTGGAAAAGTAAAGTGCAAACGTCACAG ACCAACATTACTCCTAGAAAACTATCAGCCATGGTTGGACTTGAAAGTCTACTCAAAAGTGGATGCTTCTATGTCAGAG TTGCTCGAGTTGGTTCTGGAGAATTTTGTATATCCCTGGTACAG GGACATCACCGATGATGAGGCATGCGTAGATGAACTGAGAATGACTTTTCGTTTCTTTGCATCTGTGTTAGTTCGACGCGCTCAGAAG GTTGATGTCCCCTCACTTATTTCTGGCAAAATGATGAAAGCTGCCATGAAGCACGTTGAAATCATTGCAAAGGCCAAACAAAAAG tgaAGAACACTGAAGGTTTGCAGCAGGCTGCTCTAGATGAGTATGGCCCTGACCTGCATGTTGCCCTGCGCAGTCGCAGAGAGGAGCTGCTTTATCTCAGGAAGGTGACGGAGATGCTCTTTTCCTATCTCATGCCACCCAAAGCTACTGACTGCAG ATCTTTAGCTCTGCTGATGCGAGAGGTCATGGTAGGGTCTGTGTTCCTCCCCACCTTGGACTTCATGGCTGATCCT GATACTGTGAACCACATGGTTCTAATATTTGTTGATGACTCTCCA CCTGAGCTGGCCATGGATCCACCATCTGCCCTGGTTCCATTCCTGCAGAAATACGCTGACCCTCGTACCAAGAAGACATCT GTGCTGAAGCTGGAGCTGAAGGAGATCCGGGAGCAACAGGACCTGCTCTTCCGCTTCATGAACTTCCTGAAGCAGGAGGGGGCCGTGCAGGTTCTTCAGTTCTGCCTCACTGTGG AGGAGTTCAATGATAAGATCCTGTGTCCGGAGCTGAGTGACTCTGAGCTGCAGCGCCTGCATGGAGAGGTGCAGCACCTCTATGAGACCTACTGCCTGGAAGAAAGCATCGACAAGATCAGCTTTGACCCCTTCATCATCGAGGAAATACGAAACA TTGCACAGGGGCCGTACGAGGGTGTGGTGAAGCTGCAGACCATGCACTGCCTGTTTGAGGCCTATGAGCATGTGCTGTCCCTGCTTGAGAGCGTCTTCACCCCAATGTTCTGCCACAGCGATGAG taTTTCAGACACCTTCTGAGGGGGGTGGAGTCTCCAAAAATGGACTCCAGAATGAACAG GAATAGTCTGAGTTTGGATGATATGAG GAATATCTCAAAACGAGGGGAGTCCTTCGGGATAAGCAGGATCGGCAGCAAAATCAAAGGTGTCTTCAAAAGCACTACCATGGAGGGGACTATGCTGCCGTACGCCATGGTCAATGCTGAAGATGAAGCG ATTGAGGAGGCCACAGTGGTGGTGGAGGATAACACCCCAGTGGAGGCTTGCAGTACTCCAGGAGTCCTGAGGAACCTGTCAGCCTGGAGCATCACCATCCCCTACGTTGATGAGGTCAATAGGGAGAGAGTCCCTGTGTTCTGTATCCAAGTGGAACGCAACGACAGGAAGGAAG TGGGGCAAGAAACGGAGAACTGGTCCATCTTCAGAAGATACATGGAATTCTACGTTCTAGAAAATAAACTCACAGAGTTCCATG GCTCATTTGCAGATGCACAGCTTCCCTCCAAAAGAATTATTGGACCAAAGAACTATGAGTTCTTGTCATCCAAAAGGGAAGAATTTGAGGAATATTTGCAG AGACTGATGCAGCACCCAGAGCTAAGTAACAGTCAGTTGTTGGCAGACTTCCTATCGCCTCACAGCATGGAGTCTCAGTTCATGGACAAGATGTTGCCTGATGTCAACCTCG GTAAAATATTCAGGTCTGTCCCTGGAAAAATTATTAAAGAG AAAGGACAGAACCTGGAGCCCTTCATCCAGTCCTTCTTCAACTCCTGTGAATCTCCCAAAGCCAAACCTAGCAGACCAGAGATGACCATGCTCAGCCCTACTGCTGAGAAGAACAAGAAG CTATTCACTGACCTGTACAAAAACAACGCTAACCTGCCCGAGGGCCTGGAGAAGAAACACAACCGGAACTGCTTTATGGAGGTGATCTCAGTGGAAGGGATGTATGACTACATGATGTTCATGG GTCGAGTGGTGTTCCACATGCCAGACTGGTTGCACCACATCCTGTCAGGGGGACGGATCTTGTTCAAGAACACGCTGGAGGCCTACATGGATAACTACATCCAGCACAAACTGGACGTGATCCTGCAGGAGCATCACGTCGTCTCTCTCGTCACCATGCTCAGAG ATGCTGTGTTCTGTGAGACCAGTGAGGAACTCACTACAGGAGACAAGCAGAGAAGAGCCAAGAAGGCATTTGAAGAGATGATGAATTATTTGCCAG ACTTTGTGGAAAAGTGCATCGGACAGGAGGCCAAATACGAGGGCATCAGGCTTCTCTTTGACGGTTTTCAGCAGCCTCTTCTTAACAAGCAG ATGACTTACGTTCTGATGGATATTGCTGTCGAAGAACTGTTTCCAGAGCTTGGCAAGGTCAATTCCTAA